AAAGACAAGTGAATGAAAATATGAAGCAAGTCGTACCCCATTATCACCTCAATCGCTTCGAGAATGGTCGTGTATGTATATCAGCTGCATTATATCACCACGAATGAGCGCCAATATCTGGTGCAACTCGGTCTCTGAATACGAACCCACAGATTCCTTCCTACAAAATGAACATGTTTAGAGGTGAGTCTTCCAAAGATGTCGGATTGCTTGACTGGATGACGTAAGATGATTTAACGCCCACGGTAAATACAGAATTCGACCCTCCAACATCCATTGTTGGCTTAGTCGTGCGTTTTTACAATGGCTTTCTACTTCTCGTGGCTTCACTAGCGGTACTATCTCTGGGCTTCACAATGTTTGGTCTATCGCAAGCAGACGGACTGAGCGGCCCGGCGCTCACGGCAGCGGCTCTACTGGCCAGTGCCGCCATCACAGCCGTCGCCGCCGTCGTCATCATTGGCTTCCTTCAATTCAACTGCGGGTCCGTAAACGGTCGATACGAGAGGTCAGACGTCATCATGTCTTGGGTGCCTTTGTTCTTATTTGATATCGCCATGCTGGAAGCCATAGCTGGCGTATTACTATGGTACACCAACAATTTCCCGAATGAGCTCATCGTTTTATTCGCTTCAGAAATACTCGTCTTGCTCATCATTTTGACCGTGTTATCTTTGTGGGCTAGGCGAAAGATCAAAACCTTGGTTGCCATGTGCTGTttggatgacgatgaagccGAAGGTCCTTATTACGATCAAGTACACGACCGGGAGGACGGGCTCGGCATCACAAGAGAGAACAGGTTCTCGCGCTCCACCGAGCCCCGTCGGGTACGAAATCGCGTGATATGCAAGTGAACTGTTTGGAAATGGGGGTACGTTATGAGCCATGTTGGACGGGAATCGATATGTTATATTCAGTAGAAAGGGATCTGGACTTGCCTGTACCGATGTGAGTCTCATGGTGCTTGTATCAGTGACATGCACAAGTAGTAAACATTGACTGCTGTAGCTGCGTCTAACTAGCTGGGTCTGAGACCTTTCTTTACGTTGTTAACTTCTGAACGATATCTGTCATGCAGACATTCGTTTCTCCCAAAGCCCTGTAGAGAACACCAGTGTCGGTCGACGCCAGCGTAAACCTGTCACGGCAGTATCGAGTACCGAGTTTTACATTTCACAAGCCTATGCCTTGGTCCAGTCTGGTCTCTCTATATGGTCTTGGGGCTCATCATTGGCCATCATGTCAACAACGCAGTGCCGTGTAGTCTTCCAAAAATGGGCTATACTACAAGGTTTCATCCATATGAGACTTAAGGTTCAAACATCCGACTGAGAAACAAGACTGCTTATGAGAAACCATAAGAGCAAAGAAGAACCTATTATTGTTTTACAACTAGAAGCTACAAATACTAACCCTAGAACCAATCAGCAGGTTTTACTGACACCTAATCCGAGGACAATGAGAGTAATGGTTACATACAGTCTTTGGGTTCTTGCAGGCACTTAGGGATCACGCCGGATCGTTAACATCACCTTAATTACCCTTCCCAAGACAGCCATCTATGGCCTGAATGCCAAAGTCGATAATCCCATCCTGAATCGGCAATAGTTTGGACAGCTGTAGGTGAAAGTATGAAAAGTCTAGCAAGTATTCCGGCCAGAAACAGCTCCGGCAAAATTCAACACAGGACTTCGTCTCCTCCATCttcctccccctcctccccctcttcctcttcctcttcctcttcctcttcctcttcctcttcctcttcctcttcctcttcctcttcctcttcctcttcctcttcctcttcctcttcctcttcctcttcctcttcctcttcctcttcctcttcctcttcctcttcctcttcctcttcctcttcctcttcctcttcctcttcctcttcctcttcctcttcctcctcttcttcttctctcccttcttcttctcatcaaggGATTAAATCAGAGGCAGTCTACGGAGCATCACTTATAGGTTGGTCAACTCTCAACTCTACCTATACTTTACGGCCTAGCCCAGTCTAATAAGCTACCAGACAATCGAATCCCTGCTATCTTCGTCATATCTTCACGAAACACCCCACCCGTAGTAATTGCTGTGCCTTTCGAATGGCTCTTCCTGCTGTCATGAGTACTACCCGAGATGATCGAGATCGTTCCGAACATGTCAGGAGCACTTCCTGGCTAGGAGAGCGAATGTGCCTAGTGCAAAGGCATTGGAGGTTGCTCTTGACGGTCTATTCTGTGATCGTACTGGGAGTCATCACTTGTGTGATAACCGGTATGTCAACTTCACCTTCCAGCCTCGCTATGCGTCATCGTCTTACAACCAATGACAAACAAACAGGCACCATTGAGAAACCTTTGGATCTGAAAAGGAGGTCTTGGGGGGGTTTTGATGAGCGTCCATCGACCGCCACGTGCTACCGGCAGGAGCGAACGGCAATGCTTCTTGCTTTTCTCTTGGGATCGCTTGGTATTGATCAGTTCTACGCCCACCACTGGCCTCTAGCCGTGTTCAAGCTCTTGACTCTCGGTGCTGGTGGGATCTGGTGGTTCGTCGACGTTGTGTTATGGATGGTAGGTGGCGTGTATGGCACACCGGGATGCCCAGGAGGGAGTGAACATTCTTGGCAGTTCTAGCGAGCGGTCTGGTTTTTGGCCACCTATGCGgatgatatatatatatatatatatctggAAGGCGCTTGAGTAAATGAGTCGTTTAACGAGTTGGGTTCGTCCTGATTCATCAGGCTGTATGGTGAATGGGAGTCTTCGGTTTGACCGCCGTACCCTGCAACTCAGAGTGCAAGCTTGTTCAAAGAACAGAAGAACAGCCAATTCACTTCCGGCGCGGCAAACATGTATTCTATCAAAGAACAGAAATTTTCGAGAAGATAGCAGATCAAAACCGGCTTGATCCACACCCTCTTCGAGATTTCTCGTCGCTGTTCCCATATCACCCTGGATGTACGAATATCGTCGAGATCACGGCATGCCAACCTCCCCTCCATCTTTCTGTTGAAGATTTGACAATCCGCGACAAACAAGGGCAAGTGCTTCCATGTCAAACCTTCTTGTCTTGAGATCCGCCACTTGCTTTCTTAGCTCCTCTACTTCTCTTTTCGCCCTCTCAACTCCTTCCGAAGATACACGTCGAGCGTTATTCATCGCTTCTGCAATCCTCTCGTCACGATCATCTCGATCTGCTTGCACAAGGTTCGATGCTGCACTGTGAATCTGGTTCAGCAATACAAGGGTCTGACTCAATCGAGCTTTCCCGGCATGGGTATTCCGCTCGTCATTGGCGATCCGCCTATTTTCGTCTTCTGCTGCTTGTCTTCTCGTGCCGGCCAACAAAGGATTCACTGTCTCGTCCGCTCTGGTGGATTCTGAGATCGTGTTGAACGCTTTCTCAGTAGCCCCCGCTTCGATGATCGCAGTGTCCAACTCCTTTTCGGCGTCTCTAAGCTCACTTCCGACACgcttttcttcttcggcGATCCGCTGGCACTCTCTTTGGGCACAAGACAGCTGATCTGTGATGGATGTTCCCTCTGACACGGTCAGTGTCCTGATCTGGGTGATGATATATTGACAAGGTAGGATGCTTGATGGTTGCTGGGCGGGAAGAGGTGAGCTGGCCATGATCGTCGGTTTGTTGGATTTTCCATGCAATGCTTTGATCCTCTCTACCACCGGTATTGTCGTCGAAAGCGATGGTGAGTTTGTATCGAGTGAAGTGATCATGCCCAGGAAATTCTCCCTCACATTCATCGGCTTTATAGTTCGCGTCACGTCTTGTGGTGTAATAAAGCGCCTCATTGTCTCTAGAACGAATATTCCGCAACTTGTGCCATCCTTTTGCTGTGCAGATTTCTATTCAGGTCAGACGCGCCGAGTAGTGAAAAGTGAGGAGGTTGGAGTTCTACCTTCCTATAGAACGCAGTTGTGTAATGAGGGTAGTGCTCTTTGATCCACCGTATGAAAAAGACCTTTACTTGCTCCGAAcgtgctgcatcttccaaAGAGTCGTAGAAGTCTAAGCGAACAGACTTGGATCCGGAATCAGCTTCATAGTCAGATTCGGATACCAAAACGCAGAGCGTCCAGTGGCTGGAACTCTTGTGATGTAAGGGGATATATATCTCATCGCCCGGCTTCGGGATGTTCTTTAGTCTGGACGGGATCTTTTCTCCATCGACGTCAAACCGCACGGGATCCAGAATCTGTATCGGGGTCTTTGATGACGGGAGGCCAAGCTTGAAGACTTCACTGACGATACATATAGTATTGTCACACAATCTTTCGTTTTTTGTCAGCTGTGAGTTAATTTTATCGGCTTGCTCAGTCACTGAATTTAGTGTGCTTTTTCGTTGCAGTTCCTCGTCATCTGTTGATAATTGAGTGGTGACGTCAATCCATTCGTCGCGAGCTACCTACTTTGCGTTTCTTATGCGGCCCCGAACCTGGGCTTGCCTCTGGTGGCGGTGAGGCTGGtagtgacgatgatggtgacgtttactttttactttttactttttactttttactttttactttttactttttactttttactttttacttttcaCTAGTCTGACTAGGGTTTCAACAGTTCTTTACAGAGACGATCGGCCATTGTATACACGGTACGTCATGTTCTCTACTCTTTTCCTTGCACTATCGTTGAATCCGTCTCTAGCTGCTCTGTTTGTGCCGGAAACATGTCGGGCAACTGCTTTCTGATGGGAGGTAAAGTAACTCGCGGCATTGTAGACCTTCGATTCAATGGATTTCGAATACTCGACGGATAGTGGCTTATTTGGCCATTTATTGTCTGAACCATTACGCCTCTCTGCAGGCCCGCGTGGTGCGGGATAATGGTTCCGCCGGTGCTTTGCCTGTTTGGATGTCCTGCCAAACCTCCCCGTGGTTGAGCGTGTTGATAATGTGGGAAGCGCCAGGTGGTCATCATCTGTAATTGCTGCTGGCACGTTCTCGGTCTTCGATGCCTCAGTGGTGCGGGTAACCCTCGTAACTGCCCAGACCGGTGCTCGACGCTTCCGGTCGAGGCCGGGGAGAGCCCCTGAACCACCGTTGGAGAGGGGATAGGAGCGGGCATCAGCTGTCTGGGTTCTTGACGCCTCTGATCGTGTTCTTCCTGTTCTTTCATAACCCATTGGAGTGTATCTGGTTTTATGTGCCCGTCTTGGGGAGGTGCCGTGGTCGTCAACTGTAAGGCGGCAGGGTTGACGTAGATACTCGTGTCAAGTATCGAGCCGTGTTGCTGCTCTGGAGCGTTACTGAAAGCCATTGACCCATGACTCCCATCAGGCCGAGCCGTGTTCTGAGGGCTGACAGTGCAAGGCCAGTACGCGCTGGGAGGCGCAGAAGTGTCCAATAGCGTCATCTTGTGAAGTTTTTCAACAGAGAGGATTTTTTTTGTCGGTTGAGGTTTGCAAAGAAATTCGATCAGCTCTGGTCGTGGCATGAACCTCTGTATACAATAATTTGTGTGCAACATTGTACAACGACCTGCACATATGTATGCACTTCAATCTCGGTATTGTACCATTGGAGACAGATAGGTAGAAAGGTCTATTTTGGACACAAGCGCAAGTGTAAAAGTGGGGGCGACTTCATCCCCGGTCCGGACCCGCCGTCGAAGAACAGACAATTTTGgatggttttttttttccgcctttgccttttcccAGTGAGCAATGAAAGTTGCGAGGCTGAGGGTTTTCATGACATGATATCGCTCCTCTCATGGCATTGTGGCATAGGGGCTTCCGGAAGACAGGCTCAGCAAAAACTATTCATTAGCACTTGCCGTGACAGCAAACAAGTTAGTCGTATTATACATGTGGATTATGCTCAAAACTTATGCAAGGTAGTGGTTCTATTTATTGCTCTgaaaaacaagaaaacaaaTTAGACAAAATCAGGGATACTGCTCAAGCATGATGGGCTGTCACTTGAAGAATCTAAGCTATAGGATCCGAATAGTAAGACTGAGCCACCGTAACGCCTATGGTCCTAAGTTGCAGATGCTGCGGCAGCAACGGTTGACAACAAGGGGGAAAGAATATTGCTGGACTCGAATCGCACAAGGTATCGCAAAACACGCAATGACGGCGTTTCGAATCGTGGATGACGTCTCCTATAAGCCCTAAAGAAAGACTGATAATTTTGGGCGATATTGCATCCAGCTCTCTTCCGATAAAAGTTCCGATGGGTATATACTCTTCAAAAATACCAACAAGGATTATGTTTGGGGAGCGTGGTCCAGTTGTGATATGCTACACTCCCGTGCGCGGGTTGCTGTCCGATGGTTGTAACTTCGATTGAAGGGTCGTAGTGAGTCCATTGCTCTTGTTGCGGGTGTACTGATGGTGGATAGTATTGTTCAGTCGTATCAGGTGTATGCTGTGGTTCCGACACCGCCGGCTGCTGAGGCTGTACCGTGTGTTGCTGGGCATGCTGATGGTATTGAATCGTAGCCGCTTGATACTCCGCTGTTGCGTATGCAGTTTGGTACGTATAGAAGCCGTCCTCGACGATAGGGCCAGGAACAGAGGTTGGATAAAAGGTGCTGGGGCTGCTCTGGATCGACGCCGAAATTCCTGGAGCCGACTTCGGCGTCTCCAAGGCAAGTGGCTCCACTTGTTGCGATAAGTGGTAATGAGTAGGCAATGAGCTTGCCATCGTGGAAACGCCAGGGATCCCTTGCTCGGTTACGTAGTACGCCTGGTGTGGCATGGCTCCGGATGGATGACCAAGTTGAGCGTCGATGTGTTGTTCGTGCACTGTAGGCCCATGATACTCATGAGGCACAGCGGTGGGAATTTCATGACAGTCCTCATAACGGTATGGCATACGGTACCCACAAACCTGCGTCTCGGAGTCGGCGTCAGAGGGTGCACGATGGAGCGTGCCGTTTGGAGTTGCTGCTTGACCCATGGAAGCCACGTCGCGAGGCAAACAGGCCATGGAAGAGTGCTGGAGAGGGGAAGGagactcgtcatcatcagaaCCCGAGGGGCAGTGGTCGACATCATCTCGGTTCATGCCTTGCCTGTGCAATCCCCGTTGATACTTGACCATAGTAGCCTTTCCCCGAAACCTAGGTTGCCTGTCAGCAAAGGATTCTGTTGATGAGGTTATCGTGACTTACCTCTCAGAGCAGCCATCGAGGGCGCATCTATACGTTCGCTTTTTGTTGTGTACTTTCTGGTGCCGCCCGAGAGAAGAACCCTGCGTTTGTTGATTAGCTACAGTTACGTATCAGTCACTGGAGTTGTTCTGCACTCACATCACAGAATCGTTTGCCACAACCGATGTGCTGACACTCATACGGCTTTTCCCCTGTGTGCGTTCGAAAATGAATAGTCAACGCACTTCGCTGAATAAATCTTTTCCCGCATCCATTAACAGAGCATTCATAACGCCGGTGATTAGTATGTGTACAATAATGTCTTTTTAAATCACACTTTCGGCGAAAGCTCTGCATTAGAGGTTAGCAAGAAAATTCCGGACTGCGGACTTTTAAGCAACAAACCTTTGTGCACAACTGCCAGTCACACTGATATCTATGGGTAAAAGGCTCGTTCCCGACCGATTTCATTGGTTCCATGTTTGTCTTTGGCAAGTGTCGACGTGTCTTTGAGGCAAATATGTTGAAAATGGTGAAAAGGGTAAGCAGTAAATAAGAGTTGGATAGACAAGAGTTGGGTAGATCGCTGACAGGCTGAGAAAGATCGATGGGTAGTATGAGGCGTTGAGATTAGATTGTACATAAAGCAGAGATCGTAATATGTCGTGACTAAGCTCGATCTGAGAACCAAGAGGTTTCTAAAATACAAAAGACTTGAATCAGCTGGGTGACAatgtatgtatatatatatataatattggCGATGGTTGAGAAGGAATGGTCAAAGGTGGGCTATAGAAAATCGGCGAAGACAAGGGTCCAGGTTGAGTGGGACCTCAGTACTGAAATGTCTCGCGCTCATGTAAGACCTAATCCAGGCTTGTCCAGTGGACCGGAAACAAGAACTTTAATCGGGGCCGGAGGAGGGCTATACGCCAGAAAGGAGGAATGTCGCTATGGACCGTTGCTTCTTGGGGGATGATGGAACAGGCTCAGAAGGAAGGACAAGGGAGTATAGGGGTAATGGCTGGTCGGATTCTGAACGACGGAACTTCGATTGTACGACCAACAACGTAACGTAGTCCCACCAAGTTGGCTCCGAATACCGAGTCGTTAGAACAGACCATGCAGCGTCTGGTTGAGTTGGGCTCGAGTCAGGTAGACTGGATATTTGATAAAGCTCCATACGAGATAATAACAATAATAGGGGGAGGGCGACAGATGTCAACGAAAGACCACCAGGCTCTGCACTGGTCTGGTCCCGCTAGGTAAGGGTGACGGATTTCAGAGAAGGGGTGTGTAGTTAACGCAAGGCAAGGTCGTGAAGAACCGAGTACCATATCGGTACAGTATCCAGGGCCATGCGGATGCTAGATACCAGGATGAGGACAGTAGCCACCTCGAGCTGCAAAGATGGGCCCTCGCAAAGCTGACCTGTTTGGTAGGTGTACGGCGAGCACGGCATGGTATCTATATAGCTACATACATGcatatccatatccatcCACCGGGGCTAACGATGAGCCACGCAGGAGATCAGAGAAGTCAGGGGATTCCTGTCTGCAACAGTGGGCTTCAATGGGTCATGTCTAGTCACACAGGGAACATCAGGTTTGTTCACCAGTCCCTAATACGTCTGACATTCCGACTCCATGAGTGACGACTCCATGAGTGACGACTCCAACGTCCCTCCAAGCAATATTGTCAAATGTCATGGCATGTCAGTCTCAGTAAACACCCTGTAGCATTACTTGGAGACGCTTGACCCTGTCCATCactttctccttcttcctgTATATTGATCTCTTGTACGCCAGATATGCCAGTATAAGTGTCTGACTAGAGAAACTTGCACTTACTTAAAAGGGGCAACTCTTGTTCTTACATCCAGTTCTGGGTACAAGAGTATGTGCAATATCGTATAACGATCTGCAGGTGAATGTGCACTTGAACCTTAGTCTAGCACCACTATGAGACATAAATGTAGAGAGGACTAGCATGGACGTAAGTGAAACTGTAAAAAAGGGGGTGGGTTCATCCACGCCGAGAACATTTGTACTGCGTTCTTCGGTCTGGCACCACCGCTGAAGAACAGGTAATTTTGGATGTTCTCCAAAGTCGATCCagttttttaatatctattttatttctatcgttttttctttctttctttctttcttttttcgttcGTTTAACCTAAGCCACCTGTCCGATAGATTTGCTTGGCTGAACCATCATGGATGGTTTTCGTTCGCCTTCCTCAACTTCCTAAACAGGCAGTTTCAGAATCGCAGGCTATCGGGCTGGGCCCTTGCACATAATGTGGAGAGGCAGAAGCGACTGTCGATCCAGCTGTCAAACCCCTGCGTCTGACACGGCCATAGCCGCAGAGCAGCCCCCCCCCCTTGTCATGGCTAAGACCCCCACGTCTGCAAGGCTTCGTTCGAGAACTTGTACTCAGCAGGCAGGCAGCATGCTACTCGTGGACCGTTTCTAACTGACGCTTCTGTCTTTCTTCAGCAAGACAGCGATTCCATCGCGAGACTATGCGAGGCCAGCGAGGCGGCAATCTCGACGATCCCAACGCGACAAGAGGCGCTGCATCTTGTCGGCGCTCCGATGCAGCAATGTGGCTGTCGCCCTGCTCAACGAGGACACTGACGACTTCGCTGCCAAACGCTGCTCCATCAAGGAACTTTTCTATCTTGTCCACAGATAAACCGTTTGCCGTGGCTAGAGTGCAGATGAAGACCAACACACGCGAAGAGCTTATGTGAGCGATACGTGAGGCGACAACGAGCAGACAATCTGACCCAAGCCTCGAACGGATCCATGTGTTCAACTCGTGGATGTTCGGGCGGGACGAGAGCCCTGTTAGCAAGGCTCTCTGCGTTCTGCTTACGTCAATGTTAGGCAGGTCCAATCTGATCCAGTCGATCAGGTCATCACTACGCCCCAGTGCCTTTTTGGCGTGGCTGGGATATAATCTGACAAACCTGGGCCGGGTTGAGGTGTGATCGATGACCTCGAGTTTGATACTTGCCAACTTGTTGACGGCCGAGTATTCGAGCTTTGGGTGAAGTCGCTTCATCTCCCGTAACCTGTCTGTCATCGCCCAAATTAGACATCACAATCCTGTCGAGAGACATGTGTGGCGACGTGAAGACAAACCAAGTGAAGCTTCAAAGTCCTTCTTGCCCTCGAGGCAGACCCATCCTGATTTAGCGTCATTGTGAAATTGCCAATCCGCAACGCCGCAGTCCTGCAGCCAGTGGCTCAGGAGCTCCCGTGCACCCCCAAAAGGGATCTAAAAGGAATGTAAGC
The genomic region above belongs to Fusarium poae strain DAOMC 252244 chromosome Unknown contig_1, whole genome shotgun sequence and contains:
- a CDS encoding uncharacterized protein (TransMembrane:3 (o39-61i111-129o135-158i)) encodes the protein MALPAVMSTTRDDRDRSEHVRSTSWLGERMCLVQRHWRLLLTVYSVIVLGVITCVITGMSTSPSSLAMRHRLTTNDKQTGTIEKPLDLKRRSWGGFDERPSTATCYRQERTAMLLAFLLGSLGIDQFYAHHWPLAVFKLLTLGAGGIWWFVDVVLWMVGGVYGTPGCPGGSEHSWQF
- a CDS encoding uncharacterized protein (TransMembrane:3 (o14-38i58-81o87-109i)), giving the protein MFGLSQADGLSGPALTAAALLASAAITAVAAVVIIGFLQFNCGSVNGRYERSDVIMSWVPLFLFDIAMLEAIAGVLLWYTNNFPNELIVLFASEILVLLIILTVLSLWARRKIKTLVAMCCLDDDEAEGPYYDQVHDREDGLGITRENRFSRSTEPRRVRNRVICK